Part of the Mauremys reevesii isolate NIE-2019 linkage group 4, ASM1616193v1, whole genome shotgun sequence genome is shown below.
GGTTCAGGCATCTCCATCCTCCCTGGGCTAGACCAATCCAGCAATGTGAATTCACATATGCACACTTGTtggtggggaaaggcagagacTGCCCCATGCTGAGACCTTTTCTTAGCCCTGAACTCACATGAATAGATAGGTGAGGGACTGGGCCAAAGAAAAAGGAATTACTGGCAGTAAAGGGGTAATATTCCCTTGTCGCCCCACCCCACGATCATctctggccctgctcagctgTATTTTCATCATCTAGTCTGGATGAAATGAGAAGAAGGGCGTTTGACTTGTTGCTTCCTCTTTATCTTCTCTTATTATCAGTACTCTTTAATCTGTTTTGCGCTACCTTGGAAGGAAACAAGCTTGCATCATGGACTGGAAGTCACGGCTCTCAGGCCAACTCTGCcgctgacttcctgtgtgaccttggcaagttAATACACTTTCAGATAACACAAGAACccagggtcaccaaatgaaattgataaacagcaggtttaaaacaaaataaggaagtatttcttcacacagtgcacagttaacctgtggaactctttgacaGAGGACATTGTGAAAGCCAAAAATATacctgggttcaaaaaataattagatacgttcatggaggttaggtccatcaatggctattagccaagatgttcagGGCTGCAATCCTATGTTcagggtgtccctaagcctctgattgccagaatctgggactggACAACGAGATGGATtgcttgataattgccctgttcttttcattccttctgaagcatctggcactgaccactattagaagacaggatactgggctagatggaccattggtctgacccagtatggctgttcttaagtCACTTCCTTATCTGCAGAATAGGGACAGGGtcgggggagagatagctcagtggtttgagcattggcctgctaaacccagggttgtaagttcagtcattgagggggccacttagagatctggggcaaaatcagtacttggtcctcctagtgaaggcagggggctggactaaatgacctttcagggtcccttccagcttgatGAGATAGATATAGctccatatattttattaaaacatttgCATGGTTTGAGATGAACACTGACATTTATTAACCCAAGATGTAAATACTGTCCAAAGACAGAATATTCTTAATTACACATCCTTGCAGGTAGCTTATTATCTTGATTGAGATAaacctttattaaaaatatagcTTGAAAAGACTTaagatggggaaaaaacaggaataaaaaggaTATTCTGTTTATTTGATTATTTGGCAACTTCTATGTTAAAAGAGCAGAGTTTAGCATTTCACACAGTCCTGTTCATTAGGGATGATGCTGATATTGTCTCTCTAAAGCAGCAATAACTGTCACTTGCTATATTTCATTGTAGATACAAACCTACATTGTTTTTCTGAATCTCTGTATAGTATCTCCAGCACAACAATAAGCAAATCTCTCCTCTGAGACCTCAAATGTAGAGGTCCAGAAGAAATAACCATTTACTTTAATAACCATTCAATAGGTAGGGTGTTAAATATCCAATCTGATTAGCCTTCTAGAAGCAAATAAATACACTGGTGCTTAATAATTGTCCAAGTAACCATACAAAATATAGTTATTTGTATCCCCTGCCTCATGGGTAAAGGACAAGACACAGTTTCCTGATGGAGTGTATCTCTCTTATGAAGCTGTGCTCTGCCATGCTTAATTTGTCATGCCAGGGTATCTAAAGTGAGATGCTTGGACAGGAAGATTTGCATTTCCATTTCTCCTCCACTGAGTAAAATGTCAGTATCAGGGCTGCTCAAGGGCAATTTATGTGATCAGGCCACCACCTAGTGGCAGCCTGCAAAGGATATAAGCCGCACCTTGAGAAAGGGAAAGACCATAGGTGGAGCCATTTCAGATAGTACAGTTATCGTGTGTTTTCCTTGAGTTCCAATTAGCCATGCTGCTTCCTCTCTGCAGATCACATCTCGCTTGGCTGACGTCTTTAACCAGCGCTGCGAAGTGAACCGCCGGGCTTCAGTCAGTGGCTGCGTTATCAACACGTGCGGCTGGGTGAAGGGCTCAGGGTACCACGCCCTGGTGCATGCCGCCTCAGCCTTTGAGGTGGATGTGGTGGTAGTGCTGGACCAGGAGCGCCTATACAATGAGCTGAAGCGGGACCTGCCCCATTTTGTGCGCACAGTGCTGCTCCCCAAATCGGGTGGGGTGGTAGAGCGCTCCAAGGACTTCCGGCGGGAGTGCCGGGATGACCGCATCCGTGAGTACTTTTACGGCTTCCGTGGCTGCTTCTACCCCCACGCCTTCGATGTCAAATTCTCCGATGTCAAGATCTACAAGGTGGGGGCTCCCACCATCCCTGACTCATGCCTGCCCCTGGGCATGTCGCAGGAGGACAACCAGCTCAAGCTTGTGCCAGTGACGCCGGGCCGTGACATGGTGCACCATCTGCTGAGCGTCAGCACTGCTGATGGCAGTGAGGAGAACATCTCCGAGACTAGCGTGGCTGGCTTCATCGTCGTCACTGGGGTGGACGTAGATCGCCAGGTCTTCACAGTGCTGTCACCAGCACCTCGCCCACTGCCCAAGAACTTCCTGCTGATCATGGACATCCGCTTCATGGACCTTAAGTAGGGACTGCACTGGAACAGAAGAGGTGGAGTCCACCAGGACTATTGTGTCTCTGTTGTGGACAGCCCTTTTACCAATTGAAGGGGGTGGAGACTGCCACACAGACTGAATCATTTGAAACCAGTGTGGGAAGGGGTAGAGGCTGCTGTCCAGATCAAACCATTGGGAGAAACCAAAGTGGGTCAGGTGAGGTTTGCGGATTAATTTGTAGACAGAAGCAGGGAGGGAATGTGGGAttaaatgtaactgtaaatggttCACTGTCTACATCCTTCTCTAGGTTCCCTTCTCCTCCTTAGATTTCAGTGACTGAAATCTGGACCCATTGTCCCTTTTACACAGCCAGTGCTTTATGGGTCTCCTTTTGTAGGAGAGGATCaatattgttttatatttttgtaattttaataaaCTTCTTGGTATTTTGCTGGTCTCTGGTGACAGTGGATGAATTTTGAGTAACCTACTGCAGTGTGAGAGAGGGATCTGCAGGGCACGCACACAGGAGGCACTGCTGGGGCTTGGAAAGGGGAATTTCAATGTGATGCCCACAGAGAAACTGGACAGATTGGAACAGGGCCATATGAAGTATGCTGGGGCACTTCAGCACAGTGGATCATCACAGGAGCCAGGCTAAGAACCAACAATTTCATTTTCTAGGCCCTTCACCTCTCCTGTGCTATGGAGATGTCTGCTCCACATTGTTGCCAGCTTGGATCACCAATTTCTCCAATATTCCAACCAATAACTTCACACTTCCCCTTAACCATCGAATGAGCTCCCTATAAACATCTTGAGCATTTCTCCTTCAACTCCCTCCTTAAAGCTCGCCTCTGCTGTAATGCATACAGCACCCGTAGCTGGCATCCCGTGACTGCTCTTTGTGATCATTTCCTTGTTTCCCCACCCTTCCTGTCAGTTGTACTCAGCTGATAGTTAGAGTGGTAGacttgttctgtgtttatacagcacctagccccTCATCTATGACTGGCTGCTACTGCAATAAAAGTAGACAGTTGTTTTTACTGGGTATGAAGCAAGGAATTTGCCACTGGAAGGGAAGACCATGCCAAGGAACTGCTGCTAGTTGGTGGAACTTCAGGGTAAGAGAGGGGAGAAACAAGTTTGCAAATACAGAAGGCAGGGAGGAAGAATGTAATGCTGGAGACTGcatagcaggagagagagaggaaaggattGTGGGATTTTAAGCACACAGGAGGAAAAGTTTGTGAATTTTTGGTTGGGGAATTTGGGTTGTCCTGACCTCTCTAGCCAGGAGGTGGCATTGTTGATTAAACCCATATAGTGACTTCCTGTGTCAAAGCAGTAATGCTCCACTGACTATATGATTTAGTTACCAAAGAGTGAATTAATGGGGAAGGGACATACCTAAATTTCCGAGTTTAAGTCGTGCACTGTGATCTGAGTTAATGGCATGCACACACACTCAAGCTTTCACTTGTTCTAAGGATCAAAACTTTCTTCACAGGTCAGGACCAGTTGCTTAAGCAGATGCACATCCCAGTTGCCAGAGGTGTGAAAACCTCATGTGTCCTGGGATTGCATCAGAACTACTGCCTCAGAGGTGCAAATTCTGCATCTCCCCTCCTGTGATCACCAGTCCCTTTAACTTTCTGGAAGTGCTTTGGGCCTGGGagccagtggggggtggggaataaaACAGGACATGCCATGCAACTGTTACAAGAGGACCTCATGGCTGGGATATGCATGATGCTGTGAAGACAAACCAAGGCTAGAGGAGCATTTTGTGTCCCATAAGCCTGTGGGGTGGAATGTCAGTCAATCAGGTGTTTTCCTTGTTCCAGCCCCTTGCATGATAGTTGGAGCTCacccagctcaggtggtagaacACCAGCATTAGTGAGGGAGGCTGGCCTTACCTGTGCTATGACTCAGGACAtctggttcaattcctggctctgctgcaggtcACCTgtatgacctcaggcaagtcatttagcatctctgggcctcagttaCCCTCTGTAAAAAGAGAATAATGATCCTCCCTTTGTCTCTTGTCCATTTAAACTGTGACTGCTTTAGTGCAGAGACTGTCTCTGCTATATGCATGTCTCCTATCCCCTGATCATTACCTCATCTAACTTCATATGCCCCAGCAGGGGCCCTGCATATTAGTCTTCATAAGAATGCCATGTTGGGGCAGaataaaggtccatctagcccaacagcctgtcttccaacagtggccaatgccaggtgccccaagggaatgaacagaacaggtaatcatcaagtgatccatcccctgtggcccattcgcagcttctggcaaacagagcctgaTTGCCTGGAGCAACTTCCCCTCTTGAGAGAGAGTTCCTTTTTAAATTGCTGTAGTCCTTTTGATCTCTGGGGTGTTCTGGTTTTGTCTTGTCATGCCGTTGTCTCTTAACAACATGCAGGTGTTTGCAGAGAATAGTGAGCTATTCCTTCCTCCTCATTTTTCTTTACAGCTCACCTGAGCTGTTTGGCATCCTGCTTGGAGTATAAGGTGGGAGCAAGGAGATAACCTAGATGCTGGGCTctatcatgcatccgacgaagtgcgtattcacccacggaagctcatgctccaatacgtctgttagtctataaggtgccaccggactctgtGTGGCTCTATCATGGTGTCactgggacgggggtggggggtcacacCCACTGACAATGGGACGGTGGTGGGGCTGGACCATGGACTCATTGGGATGGGGTGTGTTGCACAGGCTGGGGGTGAACTGTACCATGGAGTCACTGGGTTGGGGGTCACCCCCCTAGACACTGGGATGGGCTAGCCCATGGTTTCACTGGGTTGGCGGGGGGATCAATCCCCTCTGCTGGTTTTTTAATTGCTTTAAATAGAGCCCCTCCCCCAATAATCAATCTAACCAGAGGGGCGAGTTCTTTAAGGCGATCTCCCGGATCAGCCACTGGCAGTGCACGTTTTATCACGCTAGGCGGGGATGAGCACTGATTGGACAGGGAATTTGTCAATCAGCATGGCGGGTACGAATCTGGCCTCTGGAACCGAGTGGGTCCCGAGCACGCGCTGAACATCCCATCGCTCAGTGGTCCGCTCCTCTGCCCCCCTACCCCTCCTCCCTGATTGCGAGGCTCTGGCGCACGCGCAGAGCGATGACGTGGTTGTCCACTTCTCTGGGCATGTGCAACAGCTCTTCCTTCTCTCGCTCTCCCTTCCGCCAATCAGCTACTGGCAGTATTCGGACGGGCGCGCGACCCGGCGACGGCCGCTcggtgggggggaggagtgggcGGAGCGCGCGCCTTGGGACCAACCGGCGAGCGGAGCGCGCGCCCGAATGGGCTCGGGAGCGCGCGcttcctccctgctgcctggACGCGCCTCTCACACagggagccgggccgggccgggccgggcgcagGCGGAGGGAGCGACTGTGCGGTGCGGGTGAgtgcgggctgggccgggcccaTCTCCATGGGCAGCGCGGGGAGCCGGGGAAAAGCGCCTCGGGGAGGCCGGGCCTCGCTCCGGGCCTAGCCGCCCCCGGCATCGGACACTGgcccggagagagagagagagagaccgaccCCTCCCCCCTCTGCGCTCCTGGACAGCCTCATCCCCCCCCCACCGATCTCTCCCCTCTCACCGGCCCTCCCCCGTAGCGCGCAGTATCCAGCACCCCCACTGCCCCGACCCCTCAACCCCCACTGTTCTCCCCTCAGACCCCTcaacccccactgcccccttctccagcacccccacctgcacagagcccgtgtcccccactgcccctcctcaGACCCCTCAACCCCgcgctgcccctccccagacccctcaacccctcactgcccccttcctccagcgcccccacctgcacagagcccgtgtcccccactgcccctcccctcagacccctcaaccccccactgcccccttcctccagcacccccacctgcacagagcccgtgtcccccactgcccctcccctcagACCCTCAACCCCCCACCTGCACAGAGCCCGtgtccccactgcccctcctcaGACCCCTCAACccccgctgcccctccccagacccctcaaccccctcactgcccccttctCCAGCGCCCCACCTGCACAGAGCCCGtgtccccactgcccctccctcaGACCCCTCAACccccgctgcccctccccagacccctcaacccctcactgccccctttCTCCAGCACCCCCACCTGCACAGAGCCCGTGTCccccactgccgcacccctcagagccctcaacccccgcgctgcccctccccccagacccctcaacccccctcactgccccctttctccagcgccccacctgcacagagcccgtgtccccactgccccacccctcagaTCCTCAacccccatgcccctccccagacccctcaaccccctcactgccccctttctccagcaccccacctgcacagagcccgtgtcccccactgcccctcccctcagACCCCTCAACCCCcgtgctgcccctccccagacccctcaacccctcactgccccctttCTCCAGCGCCCCACCTGCACAGAGCCCGTGTCCCCACTGCCCTTCCTCAGATCCTCAACCCCgcgctgcccctccccagacccctcaacccctcactgccccctttCTCCAGCACCCCACCTGCACAGAGCCCGTGTCCCCACTGCCCTCCTCAGACCCCTCAACCCCCGCACTGCTCCTCCCCATATACACACCCTCTCAGCACTCCTTCCTCCGTCACGCTGCCCCTCCCCTCAACCCCCACACTGCCACTCCCCGCCCAGATCCCTCAACCCCCGcactgcccccttcctccagTGCCCCCACCTGCACAGAGCCCGTGTCCCCCCCTGACCCTCTCCTCaacccccacactgccccttcctCTCAGACCCTCAACCCCGCTGCCCCTCCCCATACAGACACCCTCTCAGCACCCCTTCCTCCGTCACGCTGCCCCTCCCCTCaacccccacactgccccctccTACACACACCCTCTCAGCACCCCTTCCTCCGTCAGTGCCAtgtccccactgcccctcccctcaaccccacactgcccctcccattgCTCTCCCCTCAGACCCCTCACTGCTCTCCCCCTcagacccctcagcccccccactgctcctccccatacacacaccttctcagcaccccttcCTCCGTCAGTGCCCGCTGCCCCCTCaacccccacactgcccctcccctcaGACCCCTcaaccccctcactgccccctttctccagcgccccacctgcacagagcccgtgtccccactgcccctcctcaACCCCACACAGTCCCACCCCATACAGacaccttctcagcacccctgccccaagcTTGTTCCTCTTCCCACAGAGACATATCCCGCCTTACACTGGTCCTCCTGCCCCAGAGACCCCTGCCTCCACACTGCTTCTCCCCCTGTTGGCACCCCCCGCACAgagacccctctccccaccacccttgccccacactgcccctccacCTACAGAGAGACATTCCTCAGCACCCACAGACCCTTCCTGTATACTGATCCTCCCCCTATGGAGACACTCCACAGCACCCAAAGTCTCCTCTCCCTTCAGCACCCCATCCACCACAGTGCTTCTCCCCTACAGACAACCCCAGCATTCACAGATGCCTCTTCCCTAGTacctccaccctgcccctccctacACAGGGACCTCTTCAGCACCTACACACCCTTCCCCAAACAGGGAGACATCCCCACTCCCATAGAGCCCACCCCCTAAAGAGACACCCCATAACACCCACAAAGTCCTCTGCCAAACTGCCCCTCTTCCTAAAGAGACCACACAGACCTTTGCCCCTACGTCCCCTCCCCTTTCAGTATCCCCGCCTCCATAGATTCCTCCACCACAGAGACTCCTCTCAacacccctgcctcccccgaGATCTGGTCTCCCATAGAAGCCCTTTCTTTGTGTGTGATCTGGAGACCCCTGGTTCCCTCCCCTCATGCGtgactcccttcccccacagagaCTCTTTTCCCCATATATGACCTCTCCCTGCTCATTGTATCCTGTGTGTGAACCCCTATTCAGAATGATTCTCCTGCTGATTCtctccaccctgcagccctccttCCTTGTATTGAATTCCGTCACCCATGTGCAACCCTCCTTTCCCCTATCCCCCTTTATTCTGGTGTGGACCCTTACTATCTTTTGAGTCTGACTTTGCCACTATAACCCCACTTGTGATCCCTAATTAATTAATTTCCCTGGCTTTACATCCCTATTCGCTAGCCAGCACATCTATATTTCCACTCCTGTTGCCTCCATCCCTGGATTGTATGCCATGTTCCCTGGTGTACCGCCACTCttcaccaccccttctcccctcttggattatttgttagtctctaaggtgccacaaggactccttgttgtttttgctgatacagactaacatggctcccaCTCTGAAACAATGTTCACTTGTGCAAGTCCTGTTTCCTGGTCTTGGAATCCCCATTTCCCTGAATTCAATTCTTCCCCCAACTGGATTATAGTGCCTTCCCTGCATAAaacctgttttctctctcttggaGTTCCCCTACCCTTTGCATGAAAAGAAAAGGTGTTATTTTAGGATTTGGAGACCCAAGTTCAGTTCTCAGCTCCATCacagactccctgggtgaccatgggtgagtcacttagcctctctgtgcttcaattctcatctgtaaaattggggtaatagcacttccctacctcacagggtgaTGGGGGGGCCAGATAACAGGGtgcccagacagcaagtatgaaaaattgggactgtgtgtgtgggggtaataggcgcctatataagaaaaagccccgaatatcaggattgtccctataaaattgggacatctggtcaccctaccagatAAGTACCTAAAATAGACTTCTCAGATAGTTGCCCTGTATTATATACCCATAGATCAGAAAAGTTACCACTCATCCACCTGAGTAAATGTCAGTTGCATCCACTTCCAAATTTCTTTACCCCAATATAGATTACAATTACAGCCCCAAAAGGAACCTACAATTCACCCCATTCTAATAAACTCAGGCTAATGACCCCTTCCTGGGTAAACCTgggttagtgtgtgtgtgggggcggggggtttaAAGTTACTTGTCCAAGGACAGCTTGGACCTCGACTGAGGTAGTTTTTGCTATTGCCGGTAGGATATTTTTGTATAATAAAGTGTATATTTTGTCAAAGATTAATATCTGAGCTGAGATGCACTGACTGTTATGTCCCACTATGATTGAAAATCTAGCATCCCAACTTTGTTTACAGGCCGCTTCTGTCTTATGCGGCACTTTGGGTAGAGTGCAGCATGGATCAGTCACACACACAAGCATTTTCCAGCATGCACCATGGATGCCATCAAATGGGGCAATGAACTAACTGGCAAGCACGTTAGTTTTGTGCTGTTGTTGGTGGCATTTACAAAATAACTGAAAAATTACCCCCCAAGGGAACTATGTGTAAAATCCAAATGATTCCTTGCTCTGAATATTGCCACCTATCTCTGTAAATCTAAATTATGCCCTGCTCTGTGTCACCCCTTCTCTGTGTAAATCCAAATGATACCCTGCCCTGTATATTACTGCTCTGTCTAAATCCAAATTGCCTTCCTATATGAACTCTTGGAAGTCGTAgatcgttctctgaaaacatccactcagtgtgcagcggtggtcaaaaaaagaacagaatgttgggaattattaagagagggatagataataagacagaaaatatcatattgcctttatataaatccatggtatgcccatatctt
Proteins encoded:
- the CLP1 gene encoding polyribonucleotide 5'-hydroxyl-kinase Clp1, with protein sequence MAEEAGDEKKQVAKFELERETELRFEVEASQTVQLELLAGMAEIFGTELTRNKKFTFDAGAKVAVFTWHGCTVQLSGRTEVAYISKDTPMLLYLNTHTALEQMRRQAEREDERGPRVMVVGPTDVGKSTVCRLLLNYAVRLGRRPTFVELDVGQGSVSIPGTMGALYIERPADVEEGFSVQAPLVYHFGSTTPGTNIKLYNKITSRLADVFNQRCEVNRRASVSGCVINTCGWVKGSGYHALVHAASAFEVDVVVVLDQERLYNELKRDLPHFVRTVLLPKSGGVVERSKDFRRECRDDRIREYFYGFRGCFYPHAFDVKFSDVKIYKVGAPTIPDSCLPLGMSQEDNQLKLVPVTPGRDMVHHLLSVSTADGSEENISETSVAGFIVVTGVDVDRQVFTVLSPAPRPLPKNFLLIMDIRFMDLK